From Rhodococcus sp. B7740, one genomic window encodes:
- a CDS encoding AraC family transcriptional regulator produces MRGLDPWKSPDPLGEALHFLRMTGSFYVRSEMSGSWGLDLPAMEDALWFHTVVDGRCLLAVPDEPTRELVPGDFALVPHGRGHVLAADADAATRAVSVYDLPHEYVSDRYAVITHGEGAGPPATLVCGAVRLDHPAAQQLVRLLPAVVFVDAEPGPQQTRMQNVLAMVADEARVLEPGGEAVITRLSDILVILALRSWIGNTARAQSGWLGALQDDRIGAALALIHRHPHQRWTVAALASSANMSRSAFSARFTELVGRSVMSYLATWRMQVAYQTLRSEDVALADLARRSGYLSEAAFGKAFKRAMGVSPGSVRRRPEVSMAAVQSSR; encoded by the coding sequence ATGCGTGGACTCGACCCCTGGAAATCGCCCGATCCGCTCGGTGAGGCCCTGCACTTTCTACGGATGACCGGATCGTTCTACGTACGATCGGAGATGAGCGGTTCGTGGGGTCTCGACCTGCCCGCCATGGAGGATGCGCTGTGGTTTCACACGGTGGTGGACGGTCGGTGCCTGCTGGCGGTTCCCGATGAGCCGACGCGGGAGTTGGTGCCAGGCGATTTCGCGTTGGTCCCTCATGGGCGCGGTCATGTTCTCGCCGCCGACGCGGATGCGGCTACACGAGCGGTGAGTGTGTACGACCTCCCGCACGAGTACGTCAGCGACCGCTATGCGGTGATCACTCACGGTGAAGGAGCAGGACCGCCTGCCACTCTGGTGTGCGGGGCGGTGCGGCTGGATCACCCTGCGGCGCAACAGCTCGTCCGTCTGCTCCCTGCCGTGGTGTTCGTCGATGCGGAGCCAGGACCGCAGCAAACGAGGATGCAGAACGTCCTGGCGATGGTGGCGGACGAAGCCCGAGTTCTCGAGCCCGGGGGAGAAGCGGTCATCACCCGGCTGTCCGACATTCTGGTGATCCTGGCGCTGCGGTCGTGGATCGGCAACACTGCGCGAGCGCAGTCGGGGTGGCTCGGAGCGTTGCAGGACGATCGAATCGGCGCTGCTCTGGCCCTGATTCATCGACATCCTCACCAGCGGTGGACCGTTGCGGCTCTCGCGTCGAGCGCGAACATGTCGCGTTCGGCGTTCTCGGCGCGCTTCACCGAGCTGGTCGGTCGATCCGTGATGAGCTACCTGGCCACGTGGCGAATGCAGGTCGCATATCAGACCCTGCGTTCCGAGGACGTCGCGCTGGCCGACTTGGCCCGGCGCAGTGGGTATCTCTCGGAGGCGGCGTTCGGGAAAGCGTTCAAGCGGGCGATGGGGGTCTCGCCTGGAAGTGTGCGTCGCCGTCCCGAAGTGTCGATGGCCGCGGTTCAGTCGAGCAGATGA
- a CDS encoding AAA family ATPase, which translates to MFVERAYVHTDDVGADWPFTVPAVADLARDGLEFLAPVTILVGDNGSGKSTLVEAIAEGFGIDARGGRAAQQSRRLDEVTSALGEVLELETTPRGSRMLRGPRQQKRGFFLRAETAFEMAENLGGMPGFWDENTAEMSHGEGFLTMFGAMLAEPGFYVLDEPESALSFTASLQLVALMSELGDEGAQIVCATHSPILASTPGADIVEVGEHGLRRSTWDELELVQHWRRYLEDPNSYLRHLLD; encoded by the coding sequence ATGTTCGTAGAGCGCGCGTACGTCCACACCGACGACGTCGGAGCGGATTGGCCCTTCACCGTGCCCGCAGTCGCCGACCTCGCCCGTGACGGACTCGAATTCCTGGCACCGGTCACAATTCTGGTCGGCGACAACGGTTCCGGTAAATCCACCCTGGTCGAGGCGATCGCCGAGGGTTTCGGAATCGATGCCCGCGGCGGTCGGGCGGCGCAGCAGTCGCGTCGACTCGACGAGGTGACGAGCGCTCTCGGTGAGGTACTCGAGCTCGAGACCACACCGCGGGGTTCTCGCATGCTTCGTGGTCCGCGACAGCAGAAGCGTGGCTTCTTTCTGCGCGCCGAGACCGCGTTCGAGATGGCCGAAAACCTCGGCGGGATGCCGGGATTCTGGGACGAGAACACCGCCGAGATGAGCCACGGCGAAGGGTTCCTGACCATGTTCGGTGCAATGTTGGCCGAACCCGGCTTCTACGTTCTGGACGAGCCGGAATCTGCCTTGTCGTTCACCGCGAGCCTGCAGCTCGTTGCACTGATGTCCGAGCTGGGCGACGAGGGCGCGCAGATCGTCTGCGCCACCCATTCACCGATCCTGGCGTCGACCCCCGGTGCCGACATCGTCGAAGTCGGCGAACACGGTCTGCGCCGAAGCACCTGGGACGAACTCGAATTGGTCCAGCATTGGCGTCGCTACCTCGAAGACCCGAACAGCTATCTCCGTCATCTGCTCGACTGA
- a CDS encoding ANTAR domain-containing response regulator, with the protein MNAPGAHGTGKPPLRVVVAEDESLIRLDLVEMLREEGYDVVGEAADGQQAVELAVELRPDLVIMDVKMPRRDGIDAASEIAEKRIAPVVILTAFSQRELVEKARDAGAMAYLVKPFTKADLMPAVELAASRFGEISALESEIVDLQDRLETRKLIEKAKGILMESQSLTEPQAFKWIQRAAMDRRTTMKAVAEVVIDTLGTPANKPVAES; encoded by the coding sequence ATGAACGCTCCTGGTGCGCACGGTACTGGCAAGCCCCCGCTTCGTGTGGTGGTGGCAGAGGACGAATCCCTGATCCGGCTCGATCTCGTGGAGATGCTCCGCGAAGAGGGCTACGACGTCGTCGGTGAAGCGGCCGACGGTCAGCAGGCGGTGGAGTTGGCCGTCGAACTGCGTCCCGATCTGGTCATCATGGACGTGAAGATGCCGCGTCGGGACGGAATCGATGCGGCGTCGGAGATCGCCGAGAAGCGCATCGCGCCCGTCGTCATTCTCACCGCGTTCAGTCAGCGCGAGCTCGTGGAGAAGGCACGCGATGCCGGAGCGATGGCGTATCTGGTCAAGCCGTTCACCAAAGCCGATCTGATGCCTGCGGTGGAGTTGGCCGCCAGCCGTTTCGGTGAGATCTCCGCGCTCGAATCCGAGATCGTCGATCTGCAGGACCGGCTCGAGACGCGCAAGCTCATCGAGAAGGCCAAGGGCATCCTGATGGAATCGCAATCTCTCACAGAACCGCAGGCGTTCAAGTGGATTCAGCGCGCCGCCATGGATCGCAGGACGACGATGAAGGCCGTCGCGGAGGTCGTGATCGACACGCTCGGTACCCCTGCGAACAAGCCTGTGGCAGAGAGCTGA
- a CDS encoding ABC transporter substrate-binding protein: protein MAIRTYVRTAAVLSVTSLALFGCSSSDDSGSSDSTSASGGTAAAETTVSTDCTPEQATAGATPDTAPLVVGTLLPETGTLAFLGPPEVAGVQLAVNDVNAAGGVLEQPVTLIPGDSGDTTTDTANTTVDRLLAGGADVIVGAASSSVSLKVIDKIASAGVVQFSPANTSDQFVCYPDKGQYFRTAPTDVLQAQALSQLIAQDGAQRVAILALNDPYGTGLAANTADNLEEAGIAADQIQTTIYDPNAQSFNAEVDGVKNFNPDAVAIIGFEESAKIITRMHEIGIGPSDGTLVYGVDGNMGNALGESVAAGLLDTMRGTTPLTDVGTGFQDRLKSVDPALVDFNYAGESYDAVVISALAAEQAKSTAGTDIAANINSVTKDGTKCTSYAECLPLVKAGTDIDYDGITGALNFSDAGEPATGSYGNLVFGPDNTLTTDGYIVVGE from the coding sequence ATGGCAATTCGGACCTATGTCCGCACGGCTGCGGTGCTGAGCGTTACCTCGCTCGCACTGTTCGGCTGTTCGTCGAGCGACGACTCGGGCTCGAGCGACTCCACCAGTGCCAGCGGCGGCACTGCAGCCGCGGAAACGACCGTCTCCACCGACTGCACGCCCGAGCAGGCCACTGCCGGGGCAACCCCGGATACGGCACCGCTGGTGGTGGGCACCCTTCTCCCCGAGACCGGAACCCTGGCCTTCCTCGGCCCGCCCGAAGTTGCCGGCGTCCAGTTGGCCGTCAACGACGTCAACGCCGCCGGTGGCGTCCTCGAGCAGCCCGTCACGCTCATCCCCGGTGACTCGGGCGACACGACGACCGATACCGCCAACACCACGGTCGACCGTCTGCTCGCCGGCGGTGCCGACGTCATCGTCGGTGCGGCGTCGTCCTCGGTCTCGCTCAAGGTCATCGACAAGATCGCCAGCGCAGGCGTCGTGCAGTTCTCGCCGGCCAACACGTCCGACCAGTTCGTCTGCTACCCGGACAAGGGTCAGTACTTCCGTACCGCACCCACCGACGTGCTGCAGGCACAGGCCTTGTCCCAGCTGATCGCCCAGGACGGTGCGCAGCGCGTCGCCATCCTCGCGCTCAACGACCCGTACGGTACGGGCCTGGCCGCGAACACCGCGGACAACCTCGAAGAGGCCGGCATCGCGGCGGACCAGATCCAGACCACGATCTACGACCCGAACGCACAGTCGTTCAACGCAGAGGTCGACGGCGTGAAGAACTTCAACCCGGACGCCGTGGCCATCATCGGCTTCGAGGAGTCCGCGAAGATCATCACCCGTATGCACGAGATCGGCATCGGACCGTCCGACGGCACGCTGGTCTACGGAGTCGACGGCAACATGGGTAACGCCCTCGGAGAGTCGGTGGCAGCAGGTCTGCTGGACACGATGCGTGGCACCACCCCGTTGACCGACGTCGGCACCGGATTCCAGGATCGTCTCAAGAGCGTGGATCCGGCCCTGGTTGACTTCAACTACGCAGGCGAGTCCTACGACGCGGTGGTCATCTCGGCACTCGCGGCCGAGCAGGCCAAGTCGACGGCAGGCACCGACATCGCTGCCAACATCAACAGCGTCACCAAGGACGGCACCAAGTGCACCAGCTACGCCGAGTGCCTTCCGCTCGTCAAGGCCGGAACCGACATCGACTACGACGGAATCACCGGCGCGCTGAACTTCAGTGACGCAGGAGAGCCCGCCACCGGTTCCTACGGCAACCTGGTCTTCGGACCGGACAACACCCTGACGACGGACGGTTACATCGTCGTCGGTGAGTGA
- a CDS encoding ABC transporter ATP-binding protein — protein MSEQTLTPAEFAATPEEHARLAEGALLRADGLVAGYIPGVNILSECNFFLNDGEIVGIIGPNGAGKSTLLKTLFGLVAVREGSVKLRGDNITSAEAHVLVTKGVGYVPQTQNVFPSLTIEENLEMGIYLRPKKFGERFEFVSELFPLLGERKKVKAGALSGGERQMVAMGRALMMEPSVLLLDEPSAGLSPMFQDEVFIRCKKINAAGVSIIMVEQNARRCLQICDRGYVLDQGRNAYTDTGPALMNDPKVIELYLGTLAGSKEKK, from the coding sequence ATGAGCGAACAGACATTGACGCCGGCAGAGTTCGCCGCGACACCCGAGGAGCACGCCCGCCTCGCCGAAGGTGCATTGCTGCGCGCCGACGGCTTGGTGGCCGGGTACATCCCGGGCGTCAACATCCTCAGTGAATGCAACTTCTTCCTCAACGACGGGGAGATCGTCGGCATCATCGGACCCAACGGAGCCGGGAAGTCGACCCTCCTCAAGACCCTGTTCGGGCTGGTTGCCGTCCGTGAGGGCAGCGTCAAACTGCGAGGTGACAACATCACCTCCGCCGAAGCGCACGTCCTGGTCACCAAGGGAGTCGGCTACGTTCCGCAGACACAGAACGTCTTTCCGTCGCTGACCATCGAAGAGAACCTCGAAATGGGAATTTATCTGCGTCCCAAAAAGTTCGGCGAGCGATTCGAGTTCGTCAGCGAACTGTTCCCGCTGCTCGGTGAGCGCAAGAAGGTCAAGGCGGGCGCACTGTCCGGCGGCGAGCGACAGATGGTCGCCATGGGACGCGCACTGATGATGGAGCCGTCGGTACTGCTGCTCGACGAACCGTCGGCCGGACTGTCACCGATGTTCCAGGACGAGGTGTTCATCCGCTGCAAGAAGATCAATGCAGCGGGCGTGTCGATCATCATGGTCGAGCAGAACGCCCGTCGTTGCCTCCAGATCTGCGACCGCGGCTACGTTCTCGATCAGGGCCGTAACGCCTACACCGACACCGGTCCGGCGTTGATGAACGACCCGAAGGTGATCGAGCTGTATCTCGGCACGCTGGCAGGAAGCAAAGAGAAGAAGTAG
- a CDS encoding ABC transporter ATP-binding protein: MPDPSKDAAATAAPSKKASTLESRAGKALSSDQRSALFAGVANEPGSPKPDATLVVDGVSRTFGGLKAVDVAHLEIQRGCITGLIGPNGAGKTTLFNLLTGFDRPDTGTWSMDGQELGRMHPHQVARKGVVRTFQLTKALSKLTVLDNVRLGATGQRGERMINTFMPWTWKAQERQITERAYELLGRFKLDAKADDLAGSLSGGQRKLLEMARALMTDPSVVMLDEPMAGVNPALTQSLLGHIKSLRDDGMTVVFVEHDMDVIRDISDWVVVMAQGSIIAESTPEELSNNGAVVDAYLGSHHDQALEFDADGNPVGATAELAEALKKAEAEELEAGGDLSEREFVRPVVTDVTEGGSHRAEEDER, translated from the coding sequence ATGCCTGACCCGAGCAAGGATGCCGCCGCAACAGCGGCACCGAGCAAGAAAGCAAGCACCCTCGAATCACGTGCTGGCAAAGCACTGTCGAGTGATCAGCGGTCGGCGTTGTTCGCCGGTGTCGCCAACGAGCCCGGATCCCCCAAGCCCGACGCCACCCTGGTGGTCGACGGCGTCTCGCGCACCTTCGGCGGCCTGAAAGCCGTCGACGTCGCGCACCTGGAGATCCAGCGTGGGTGCATCACCGGACTCATCGGGCCCAACGGCGCAGGCAAGACCACCCTGTTCAATCTGCTCACGGGATTCGATAGACCCGACACCGGCACCTGGTCGATGGACGGCCAGGAACTGGGTCGGATGCATCCGCACCAGGTGGCACGCAAAGGTGTCGTCCGTACGTTCCAGTTGACCAAGGCGCTGTCGAAACTGACTGTGCTGGACAACGTTCGGCTGGGCGCAACCGGTCAGCGCGGCGAGCGCATGATCAACACGTTCATGCCGTGGACGTGGAAGGCCCAGGAACGTCAGATCACCGAACGCGCCTACGAGCTATTGGGGCGCTTCAAGCTCGACGCCAAGGCCGACGACCTGGCCGGCTCGTTGTCCGGCGGCCAACGCAAGCTGCTCGAGATGGCGCGTGCGCTGATGACCGATCCGTCGGTGGTCATGCTCGACGAGCCGATGGCCGGGGTCAATCCTGCTCTGACGCAATCGCTTCTGGGGCACATCAAGTCGCTTCGCGACGACGGTATGACGGTGGTGTTCGTCGAGCACGACATGGACGTCATCCGCGACATCAGTGACTGGGTGGTGGTGATGGCACAGGGCAGCATCATTGCCGAGTCCACCCCGGAGGAGCTCTCCAACAACGGAGCCGTCGTCGATGCGTATCTCGGTAGCCATCACGATCAGGCTCTGGAATTCGATGCCGACGGCAATCCGGTCGGTGCCACCGCGGAGCTCGCAGAGGCACTGAAGAAGGCCGAGGCCGAGGAACTCGAAGCGGGAGGCGACCTCTCGGAGCGGGAGTTCGTACGCCCGGTGGTAACCGACGTGACCGAAGGCGGCTCGCACCGGGCCGAGGAGGACGAACGATGA
- a CDS encoding branched-chain amino acid ABC transporter permease yields MDIIGALQISLAQLVGPSAIFYALLAIGLNLHFGYAGLLNFGQIGFALLGGYGVGITTITYEQPLWLGILVGLAAAGLLALVLGIPTLRLRADYLAIVTIAASEILRLVFRSTATDSVTKSTNGITGFAGPFTSMSPFEGGKTYSFLGVRFLGNDLWAMLVGWTLVLLLCGVVYLLTHSPWGRVLKAVREDEDAARSLGKNVFVYKMQALVLGGVIGGMGGVFNALQTQSINPDFYSTAQTFFAFGALILGGAATVFGPVLGAMLFWFLLSIPDAILRQLISGDDPVLNLTGAQVGATRFVLLGILIAVLMVFRPQGILGNKREVQLNA; encoded by the coding sequence ATGGATATCATCGGCGCACTTCAGATCTCACTCGCTCAGCTGGTCGGCCCGTCCGCCATCTTCTACGCTCTGCTCGCCATCGGCCTGAACCTGCACTTCGGCTACGCCGGACTGCTCAACTTCGGCCAGATCGGCTTCGCACTGCTCGGCGGCTACGGCGTCGGCATCACGACGATCACCTACGAACAGCCGCTCTGGCTCGGCATTCTGGTCGGTCTCGCCGCGGCAGGACTGCTCGCCCTGGTGCTCGGCATCCCGACTCTGCGACTGCGAGCCGACTACCTCGCGATCGTCACCATCGCCGCGTCGGAAATTCTGCGACTCGTGTTTCGTTCCACCGCAACGGATTCGGTGACCAAGTCGACCAACGGCATCACCGGCTTCGCCGGCCCGTTCACCAGCATGAGTCCGTTCGAGGGTGGCAAGACGTACAGCTTCCTCGGCGTGCGATTCCTGGGTAACGACCTGTGGGCCATGCTCGTCGGCTGGACGCTGGTCCTGCTGCTGTGCGGGGTGGTCTACCTCCTGACGCACAGCCCCTGGGGACGTGTGCTCAAGGCCGTTCGTGAAGACGAGGACGCGGCCCGCTCGCTGGGTAAGAACGTGTTCGTCTACAAGATGCAGGCGCTGGTTCTCGGTGGTGTCATCGGCGGTATGGGCGGCGTGTTCAACGCACTGCAAACCCAGTCCATCAACCCGGACTTCTACTCGACGGCGCAGACGTTCTTCGCCTTCGGTGCCCTGATTCTCGGTGGTGCCGCAACGGTGTTCGGCCCCGTCCTGGGCGCGATGCTCTTCTGGTTCCTGCTGTCCATTCCCGATGCCATTCTGCGACAGCTGATCTCCGGCGACGACCCGGTGCTCAACCTCACCGGCGCGCAGGTCGGTGCCACGCGGTTCGTACTCCTGGGAATTCTGATCGCCGTCTTGATGGTGTTCAGACCTCAGGGCATTCTCGGCAACAAGCGAGAGGTTCAACTCAATGCCTGA
- a CDS encoding branched-chain amino acid ABC transporter permease has protein sequence MRARSAVRLLQRTLLLAVLSSIAALLFSAPALAQEPTPAPPAAPGTSAEQAPPADAVSVAGSLNNGGERLVGVDVAALDASGSEVARTTSETGGRWTLELSPGTYTFQVVQETLPDGVSVQGEVQRDVQAGRSNTVIFSFGEARTATTIPFYEKFVRTTVDGFRFGLVIALAAVGLSLIFGTTGLTNFAHGELVTLGAVAAWFFNVSVGIQLIPATLLAIVVGVAIGWLNNALIWRPLRKRRTGLIAQLVVTIGLAIALRYLILIFFSDRSEPFDDYQAQTENDWGPLSITNVNLACIVISIVVLVGVALMLQRTKIGKAMRAVADNRDLAASSGINVERVVTFVWCLGGGLAALGGVLFGLSELGGRVQWEMGFKLLLLMFAGITLGGLGTAYGAFLGCVIVGLLVQWSTLVINPDLKYIGGLLVLILILVVRPQGILGSRQRIG, from the coding sequence TTGCGCGCAAGATCTGCCGTTCGGCTCCTTCAGCGAACACTCCTACTCGCCGTTCTGAGTTCCATTGCCGCGCTGCTGTTCAGTGCGCCGGCTTTGGCCCAGGAACCTACCCCCGCTCCCCCGGCAGCGCCGGGGACCAGTGCCGAACAGGCACCACCGGCGGACGCGGTCAGCGTCGCCGGATCCCTGAACAACGGTGGCGAACGACTCGTCGGCGTCGACGTCGCGGCGCTCGACGCGTCCGGCTCCGAAGTCGCCCGTACCACCAGTGAAACCGGGGGCCGGTGGACCCTCGAACTGTCTCCCGGCACCTACACGTTCCAGGTGGTTCAGGAAACGCTCCCCGACGGCGTCAGCGTCCAGGGCGAGGTCCAGCGCGATGTGCAGGCCGGGCGTTCCAACACCGTCATCTTCTCGTTCGGTGAGGCCAGAACCGCCACCACCATTCCGTTCTACGAGAAGTTCGTTCGCACCACCGTCGACGGCTTCCGTTTCGGCCTCGTCATCGCGCTCGCCGCGGTCGGGCTGAGTCTGATCTTCGGCACCACCGGTCTGACGAACTTCGCACACGGAGAACTTGTCACGCTCGGTGCCGTCGCGGCGTGGTTCTTCAACGTCAGTGTCGGCATACAATTGATCCCGGCCACGCTGCTCGCGATAGTCGTCGGAGTCGCGATCGGATGGCTCAACAATGCCCTGATCTGGCGGCCGTTGCGCAAACGGCGAACCGGCCTCATCGCTCAGCTGGTGGTCACCATCGGCCTGGCGATCGCACTGCGTTACCTCATCCTGATCTTCTTCTCGGATCGCTCCGAGCCCTTCGACGATTACCAGGCGCAGACCGAGAACGACTGGGGTCCGTTGTCGATCACCAACGTCAACCTCGCCTGCATCGTCATCAGCATCGTCGTCCTGGTCGGCGTCGCGCTGATGCTGCAGCGCACCAAGATCGGCAAGGCCATGCGTGCGGTGGCCGACAACCGGGATCTGGCCGCGTCCTCCGGCATCAACGTCGAGCGCGTGGTCACGTTCGTCTGGTGCCTCGGCGGCGGCCTGGCTGCCCTCGGCGGCGTGTTGTTCGGGCTCTCCGAACTCGGCGGTCGCGTCCAGTGGGAGATGGGCTTCAAACTTCTGTTGCTCATGTTCGCCGGCATCACACTGGGTGGCCTGGGAACGGCCTACGGCGCATTCCTCGGTTGCGTCATCGTCGGTCTGCTCGTGCAGTGGTCGACGCTGGTCATCAATCCCGATCTCAAATACATCGGAGGGTTGCTCGTCTTGATTCTCATCCTCGTCGTCCGTCCACAGGGCATCCTCGGCTCGCGACAAAGGATCGGGTGA
- the polA gene encoding DNA polymerase I: MSPVTEKSAAPAAETDAKAGGERPTLLLIDGHSMAFRAFFALPADNFKTTSGQSTNAVYGFTSMLINLLRDEKPTHIAAAFDVSRQTFRAERYPEYKANRSKTPDEFAGQVDITKDVLGAMGIPVMAEAGFEADDIIATLVTQAEALGYRVLVVTGDRDALQLVTDNVTVLYPRKGVSDLTRFTPAEVATKYGLTPSQYPDFAALRGDPSDNLPGIPGVGEKTATKWIIEYGSLTALVDNVDKVKGKVGDALRANLSSVVLNRELTEMVRDVPLPYTPDQLELAPWDREKIHALFDDLEFRILRDRLFETLASVEPEAEEGFDVRGGIVAPGDLAAWLGEHAADGRRSGLSILGPRRPFDSDATSVAIAAADGEGAFVTTTALDESDEQALAAWLADPAQPKALHEAKWALHAVRGRGWTLGGLTTDTALAAYLVRPGQRSFNLDDLSLRYLKRELRVEDAGEGQMSLLDAEDTADAAFAEGEILKARAVIDLADALDAELAAIESTTLLSEMELPLLTVLADVEATGIAVNGDHLRALQSGFAAQVDEAANSAYGVIDKQINLGSPKQLQVVLFEELDMPKTKKTKTGYTTDADALQGLFEKTEHPFLKFLLDHRDATRMKVTVDGLLKSVADDGRIHTTFNQTVAATGRLSSTEPNLQNIPVRNEAGRHIRDGFVVGAGYDTLLTADYSQIEMRIMAHVSGDEGLIEAFNTGEDLHSFVGARAFGVPIEEVTPELRRRVKAMSYGLAYGLSAFGLAAQLKISTDEAKQQMEAYFARFGGVRDYLRNAVEEARKVGYTSTLYGRRRYLPDLNSDNRQRREVAERAALNAPIQGTAADIIKVAMIDVHRSLAESTLKSRMLLQVHDELVLEVVDSEREEVEALVRDKMSSAIELSVPLEVSVGTGRSWDAAAH, from the coding sequence GTGAGCCCAGTAACGGAGAAAAGTGCAGCGCCCGCAGCCGAGACCGATGCGAAAGCGGGCGGAGAGCGGCCCACGTTGCTGCTCATCGACGGCCACTCGATGGCGTTCCGTGCCTTCTTCGCGTTGCCCGCGGACAACTTCAAGACCACGAGCGGTCAGTCCACCAATGCGGTGTACGGGTTCACCTCGATGTTGATCAACCTGCTGCGGGACGAGAAACCGACGCACATCGCGGCGGCGTTCGACGTCTCGCGGCAGACCTTCCGCGCCGAGCGGTACCCCGAGTACAAGGCCAACCGCAGCAAGACGCCCGACGAGTTCGCCGGTCAGGTCGACATCACCAAGGACGTACTCGGGGCCATGGGTATCCCGGTGATGGCCGAGGCGGGCTTCGAGGCCGACGACATCATCGCCACTCTGGTGACCCAGGCAGAGGCACTGGGGTACCGCGTTCTGGTGGTCACCGGCGATCGAGATGCGCTGCAGTTGGTGACGGACAACGTCACGGTGTTGTATCCGCGCAAGGGCGTGTCGGATCTGACTCGGTTCACCCCCGCCGAGGTCGCCACCAAGTACGGGTTGACGCCATCGCAGTACCCGGACTTCGCGGCCCTGCGCGGAGACCCGAGCGACAACCTCCCCGGCATTCCCGGGGTCGGCGAGAAGACAGCGACCAAGTGGATCATCGAATACGGTTCCCTCACCGCTCTTGTCGACAACGTGGACAAGGTCAAGGGCAAAGTGGGAGATGCACTGCGGGCCAACCTGTCGAGTGTGGTGCTCAACCGCGAGCTCACCGAGATGGTCCGCGATGTGCCGTTGCCCTACACCCCCGATCAGCTCGAACTGGCTCCGTGGGATCGCGAGAAGATCCACGCCTTGTTCGACGACCTGGAGTTCCGCATTCTACGGGACCGATTGTTCGAGACGCTCGCGTCGGTCGAACCCGAAGCAGAAGAAGGTTTCGACGTCCGCGGCGGCATTGTCGCGCCCGGCGATCTGGCCGCATGGCTGGGAGAACACGCGGCCGACGGCCGACGGAGCGGGTTGTCCATCCTCGGCCCGCGTCGGCCTTTCGACAGCGACGCGACGTCGGTGGCGATCGCTGCGGCCGACGGGGAAGGCGCGTTCGTCACGACGACCGCTCTGGACGAATCCGACGAGCAGGCACTTGCCGCCTGGCTCGCCGATCCGGCGCAGCCGAAGGCTCTGCACGAGGCCAAGTGGGCTCTGCATGCAGTTCGTGGCCGCGGCTGGACCCTAGGTGGGTTGACCACCGACACAGCCCTTGCGGCGTACCTGGTGCGGCCCGGGCAGCGGTCGTTCAACCTCGACGACCTGTCGTTGCGCTACCTCAAACGCGAACTCCGGGTGGAGGATGCGGGTGAAGGCCAGATGTCGTTGCTCGATGCCGAGGACACCGCCGATGCGGCGTTCGCGGAGGGCGAGATTCTCAAGGCGCGGGCCGTCATCGACCTGGCCGATGCGTTGGACGCCGAGCTCGCCGCCATCGAGTCGACCACCCTGCTCTCCGAGATGGAGCTGCCGCTGCTGACGGTGTTGGCCGATGTCGAGGCAACGGGTATCGCCGTGAACGGTGATCACCTCCGCGCATTGCAGTCCGGATTCGCTGCGCAGGTGGACGAGGCTGCGAACTCCGCCTACGGCGTGATCGACAAGCAGATCAACCTCGGGTCACCGAAGCAGTTGCAGGTGGTGCTGTTCGAGGAACTCGACATGCCCAAGACCAAGAAGACCAAGACCGGCTACACCACCGACGCCGATGCGCTGCAGGGGTTGTTCGAGAAGACCGAGCATCCGTTCCTGAAGTTCCTGCTCGATCATCGGGACGCGACGCGGATGAAGGTGACGGTCGACGGCCTGTTGAAATCCGTCGCCGACGACGGACGCATTCACACCACGTTCAATCAGACGGTCGCGGCAACCGGGCGACTGTCGTCCACCGAGCCGAACCTGCAGAACATTCCGGTGCGCAACGAGGCGGGACGCCACATCCGTGACGGCTTCGTCGTCGGGGCCGGATACGACACGCTTCTCACCGCCGACTACAGCCAGATCGAAATGCGCATAATGGCGCACGTCTCCGGCGACGAAGGGCTGATCGAGGCATTCAACACCGGCGAGGACCTGCACAGTTTCGTCGGTGCCAGGGCCTTCGGAGTGCCGATCGAGGAGGTCACGCCCGAACTGCGTCGCCGCGTCAAGGCCATGTCGTACGGATTGGCCTACGGACTGAGCGCCTTCGGTCTCGCCGCGCAGCTCAAGATCTCCACCGACGAGGCGAAGCAGCAGATGGAGGCGTACTTCGCGCGGTTCGGAGGAGTCCGTGACTACCTGCGCAACGCCGTCGAGGAAGCGCGCAAAGTGGGATACACCTCCACGCTGTACGGCAGGCGCCGCTACCTGCCCGACCTCAACAGCGACAATCGTCAGCGCCGCGAGGTCGCCGAGCGGGCCGCTCTCAATGCGCCCATCCAGGGCACCGCCGCAGACATCATCAAGGTCGCGATGATCGACGTGCACCGATCGCTGGCGGAGTCGACGCTGAAGTCGCGGATGCTCTTGCAGGTGCACGACGAATTGGTACTCGAAGTCGTCGACTCCGAGCGCGAGGAAGTCGAGGCACTGGTACGCGACAAGATGTCCTCGGCCATCGAACTGTCGGTGCCCCTCGAAGTCTCGGTCGGCACCGGTCGCAGCTGGGACGCCGCTGCTCACTGA